A stretch of the Lactuca sativa cultivar Salinas chromosome 9, Lsat_Salinas_v11, whole genome shotgun sequence genome encodes the following:
- the LOC111882712 gene encoding phosphoinositide phosphatase SAC8 isoform X2 produces MEIESPSSTGKSHFKLWSELELHEFPDKFVIRPVKSPGQGFSIARSDGTFRNLDGEVNLETASRMYTIFGVAGTIRLLAGTYVLVITSRKEVGTYLGYPVFRVISMKFLSCNEGLSNLNNQQKKDEAYFQTLLRTVEETPGLYYSYETDITLNLQRRYKLADGWMSKPIWKQADPRFVWNRNILEELIENKLDEFVVPLLQGSFQTGQLKLNNLTSTITLISRRCTRRLGTRMWRRGANLEGDTANFIETEQLLEYNGFKSSFLQVRGSIPLLWEQIVDLSYKPRLAVIEHQDTPMVVKRHFHDLMQRYGDTIAVDLTDQHGNESLLNLAFATEMEKLPDVRYVSFDFHQRCGNRNFENLKLLYDEIADDFEKQGFFLQTTQGELVAEQKGIIRSNCIDCLDRTNVTQSYLARISLNQQLQRMCALTQSESICSFTADEDLEIFRTLWVDQGDEISLEYSGTNALKGDIVRYGKQTISGLIKDGMSALSRYYLNNFQDGVRQDAIDLISGNYTANGNSPSPFQLNKFETRTLFPVASALLIGGLTVTSITLNRAGQNAQSMISSVICVGATAGMMALVKANGRQICSRPRLCGLL; encoded by the exons ATGGAAATCGAATCGCCTTCTTCAACTGGAAAGAGTCATTTCAAGCTATGGAGCGAACTAGAGTTGCACGAATTTCCAGATAAATTCGTTATCAGACCAGTTAAATCTCCGGGTCAAGGCTTCTCTATCGCTCGTTCCGATGGAACCTTTCGTAATCTTGACG GTGAAGTTAATTTGGAAACTGCTTCCAGGATGTATACTATATTTGGAGTTGCTGGAACAATTAGATTGCTTGCAG GGACATATGTATTGGTTATAACTTCTCGCAAGGAGGTTGGAACTTACCTTGGTTATCCTGTCTTCAGAGTCatttctatgaaattcttatcctgtAATGAAGGTTTAAGTAATCTTAATAATCAACAA AAAAAAGACGAGGCTTACTTCCAGACATTGTTGAGAACTGTAGAGGAGACTCCTGGATTGTATTATTCCTACGAAACAGATATTACATTAAA CTTACAGAGAAGATATAAGTTGGCTGATGGGTGGATGAGTAAACCAATTTGGAAGCAG GCTGACCCACGGTTTGTTTGGAACAGGAATATCTTGGAGGAGCTAATTGAGAATAAG CTTGATGAGTTCGTTGTGCCACTCTTACAAGGAA GTTTCCAAACTGGACAGCTGAAACTGAATAATTTAACATCCACAATTACATTAATATCAAGGAGGTGCACAAGGCGTCTTG GTACTAGAATGTGGAGACGTGGAGCTAACCTAGAAGGTGACACTGCAAATTTTATTGAAACTGAACAGTTGCTGGAGTATAATGGATTCAAATCATCATTTTTACAG GTTCGAGGTTCAATTCCTCTATTGTGGGAGCAAATTGTTGATTTAAGTTATAAACCGCGTCTTGCTGTTATTGAGCATCAAGATACA CCAATGGTGGTGAAACGCCACTTTCATGATCTTATGCAAAGATATGGAGATACTATTGCTGTTGACTTAACTGACCAG CATGGAAATGAGAGCCTTTTAAACCTTGCATTTGCCACAGAAATGGAAAAGCTTCCTGATGTTAG ATATGTCTCGTTTGATTTCCATCAACGATGTGGCAACCGAAATTTTGAGAATTTGAAACTTTTGTATGATGAAATAGCCGATGACTTTGAAAAGCAGGG ATTCTTCCTCCAAACCACACAAGGAGAGTTGGTAGCAGAGCAGAAAGGAATCATCCGATCCAACTGCATTGACTGCCTTGACCGCACAAATGTTACCCAG AGTTATCTTGCAAGGATTTCTTTGAATCAACAATTGCAGCGGATGTGTGCACTAACACAATCAGAAAGCATTTGTAGTTTCACAGctgatgaagatcttgagatcTTCAGGACTT TGTGGGTGGATCAAGGTGATGAAATCAGCCTCGAGTATTCTGGAACAAATGCTCTAAAAGGGGACATTGTcag ATATGGGAAACAGACTATATCCGGATTAATCAAAGATGGGATGAGTGCCCTTTCAagatattatttaaataatttcCAAGATGGAGTTCGCCAG GATGCAATAGACCTAATAAGTGGTAACTATACTGCTAACGGAAACAGTCCTTCCCCATTTCAACTAAACAAATTCGAAACACGCACT TTGTTTCCAGTGGCCTCAGCTTTATTGATCGGAGGGTTGACAGTGACATCCATCACACTTAACCGAG CAGGACAAAACGCACAGAGTATGATATCTTCAGTAATATGTGTTGGTGCAACTGCTGGAATGATGGCCCTGGTGAAAGCCAACGGAAGACAAATCTGTTCTAGGCCTCGTTTGTGTGGCCTTCTATAA
- the LOC111882712 gene encoding phosphoinositide phosphatase SAC8 isoform X1: MEIESPSSTGKSHFKLWSELELHEFPDKFVIRPVKSPGQGFSIARSDGTFRNLDGEVNLETASRMYTIFGVAGTIRLLAGTYVLVITSRKEVGTYLGYPVFRVISMKFLSCNEGLSNLNNQQKKDEAYFQTLLRTVEETPGLYYSYETDITLNLQRRYKLADGWMSKPIWKQADPRFVWNRNILEELIENKLDEFVVPLLQGSFQTGQLKLNNLTSTITLISRRCTRRLGTRMWRRGANLEGDTANFIETEQLLEYNGFKSSFLQVRGSIPLLWEQIVDLSYKPRLAVIEHQDTPMVVKRHFHDLMQRYGDTIAVDLTDQHGNESLLNLAFATEMEKLPDVRYVSFDFHQRCGNRNFENLKLLYDEIADDFEKQGRFFLQTTQGELVAEQKGIIRSNCIDCLDRTNVTQSYLARISLNQQLQRMCALTQSESICSFTADEDLEIFRTLWVDQGDEISLEYSGTNALKGDIVRYGKQTISGLIKDGMSALSRYYLNNFQDGVRQDAIDLISGNYTANGNSPSPFQLNKFETRTLFPVASALLIGGLTVTSITLNRAGQNAQSMISSVICVGATAGMMALVKANGRQICSRPRLCGLL, encoded by the exons ATGGAAATCGAATCGCCTTCTTCAACTGGAAAGAGTCATTTCAAGCTATGGAGCGAACTAGAGTTGCACGAATTTCCAGATAAATTCGTTATCAGACCAGTTAAATCTCCGGGTCAAGGCTTCTCTATCGCTCGTTCCGATGGAACCTTTCGTAATCTTGACG GTGAAGTTAATTTGGAAACTGCTTCCAGGATGTATACTATATTTGGAGTTGCTGGAACAATTAGATTGCTTGCAG GGACATATGTATTGGTTATAACTTCTCGCAAGGAGGTTGGAACTTACCTTGGTTATCCTGTCTTCAGAGTCatttctatgaaattcttatcctgtAATGAAGGTTTAAGTAATCTTAATAATCAACAA AAAAAAGACGAGGCTTACTTCCAGACATTGTTGAGAACTGTAGAGGAGACTCCTGGATTGTATTATTCCTACGAAACAGATATTACATTAAA CTTACAGAGAAGATATAAGTTGGCTGATGGGTGGATGAGTAAACCAATTTGGAAGCAG GCTGACCCACGGTTTGTTTGGAACAGGAATATCTTGGAGGAGCTAATTGAGAATAAG CTTGATGAGTTCGTTGTGCCACTCTTACAAGGAA GTTTCCAAACTGGACAGCTGAAACTGAATAATTTAACATCCACAATTACATTAATATCAAGGAGGTGCACAAGGCGTCTTG GTACTAGAATGTGGAGACGTGGAGCTAACCTAGAAGGTGACACTGCAAATTTTATTGAAACTGAACAGTTGCTGGAGTATAATGGATTCAAATCATCATTTTTACAG GTTCGAGGTTCAATTCCTCTATTGTGGGAGCAAATTGTTGATTTAAGTTATAAACCGCGTCTTGCTGTTATTGAGCATCAAGATACA CCAATGGTGGTGAAACGCCACTTTCATGATCTTATGCAAAGATATGGAGATACTATTGCTGTTGACTTAACTGACCAG CATGGAAATGAGAGCCTTTTAAACCTTGCATTTGCCACAGAAATGGAAAAGCTTCCTGATGTTAG ATATGTCTCGTTTGATTTCCATCAACGATGTGGCAACCGAAATTTTGAGAATTTGAAACTTTTGTATGATGAAATAGCCGATGACTTTGAAAAGCAGGG CAGATTCTTCCTCCAAACCACACAAGGAGAGTTGGTAGCAGAGCAGAAAGGAATCATCCGATCCAACTGCATTGACTGCCTTGACCGCACAAATGTTACCCAG AGTTATCTTGCAAGGATTTCTTTGAATCAACAATTGCAGCGGATGTGTGCACTAACACAATCAGAAAGCATTTGTAGTTTCACAGctgatgaagatcttgagatcTTCAGGACTT TGTGGGTGGATCAAGGTGATGAAATCAGCCTCGAGTATTCTGGAACAAATGCTCTAAAAGGGGACATTGTcag ATATGGGAAACAGACTATATCCGGATTAATCAAAGATGGGATGAGTGCCCTTTCAagatattatttaaataatttcCAAGATGGAGTTCGCCAG GATGCAATAGACCTAATAAGTGGTAACTATACTGCTAACGGAAACAGTCCTTCCCCATTTCAACTAAACAAATTCGAAACACGCACT TTGTTTCCAGTGGCCTCAGCTTTATTGATCGGAGGGTTGACAGTGACATCCATCACACTTAACCGAG CAGGACAAAACGCACAGAGTATGATATCTTCAGTAATATGTGTTGGTGCAACTGCTGGAATGATGGCCCTGGTGAAAGCCAACGGAAGACAAATCTGTTCTAGGCCTCGTTTGTGTGGCCTTCTATAA
- the LOC111882712 gene encoding phosphoinositide phosphatase SAC8 isoform X3 codes for MEIESPSSTGKSHFKLWSELELHEFPDKFVIRPVKSPGQGFSIARSDGTFRNLDGEVNLETASRMYTIFGVAGTIRLLAGTYVLVITSRKEVGTYLGYPVFRVISMKFLSCNEGLSNLNNQQKKDEAYFQTLLRTVEETPGLYYSYETDITLNLQRRYKLADGWMSKPIWKQADPRFVWNRNILEELIENKLDEFVVPLLQGSFQTGQLKLNNLTSTITLISRRCTRRLGTRMWRRGANLEGDTANFIETEQLLEYNGFKSSFLQVRGSIPLLWEQIVDLSYKPRLAVIEHQDTPMVVKRHFHDLMQRYGDTIAVDLTDQHGNESLLNLAFATEMEKLPDVRYVSFDFHQRCGNRNFENLKLLYDEIADDFEKQGRFFLQTTQGELVAEQKGIIRSNCIDCLDRTNVTQSYLARISLNQQLQRMCALTQSESICSFTADEDLEIFRTLWVDQGDEISLEYSGTNALKGDIVRYGKQTISGLIKDGMSALSRYYLNNFQDGVRQDAIDLISGNYTANGNSPSPFQLNKFETRTLFPVASALLIGGLTVTSITLNRGQNAQSMISSVICVGATAGMMALVKANGRQICSRPRLCGLL; via the exons ATGGAAATCGAATCGCCTTCTTCAACTGGAAAGAGTCATTTCAAGCTATGGAGCGAACTAGAGTTGCACGAATTTCCAGATAAATTCGTTATCAGACCAGTTAAATCTCCGGGTCAAGGCTTCTCTATCGCTCGTTCCGATGGAACCTTTCGTAATCTTGACG GTGAAGTTAATTTGGAAACTGCTTCCAGGATGTATACTATATTTGGAGTTGCTGGAACAATTAGATTGCTTGCAG GGACATATGTATTGGTTATAACTTCTCGCAAGGAGGTTGGAACTTACCTTGGTTATCCTGTCTTCAGAGTCatttctatgaaattcttatcctgtAATGAAGGTTTAAGTAATCTTAATAATCAACAA AAAAAAGACGAGGCTTACTTCCAGACATTGTTGAGAACTGTAGAGGAGACTCCTGGATTGTATTATTCCTACGAAACAGATATTACATTAAA CTTACAGAGAAGATATAAGTTGGCTGATGGGTGGATGAGTAAACCAATTTGGAAGCAG GCTGACCCACGGTTTGTTTGGAACAGGAATATCTTGGAGGAGCTAATTGAGAATAAG CTTGATGAGTTCGTTGTGCCACTCTTACAAGGAA GTTTCCAAACTGGACAGCTGAAACTGAATAATTTAACATCCACAATTACATTAATATCAAGGAGGTGCACAAGGCGTCTTG GTACTAGAATGTGGAGACGTGGAGCTAACCTAGAAGGTGACACTGCAAATTTTATTGAAACTGAACAGTTGCTGGAGTATAATGGATTCAAATCATCATTTTTACAG GTTCGAGGTTCAATTCCTCTATTGTGGGAGCAAATTGTTGATTTAAGTTATAAACCGCGTCTTGCTGTTATTGAGCATCAAGATACA CCAATGGTGGTGAAACGCCACTTTCATGATCTTATGCAAAGATATGGAGATACTATTGCTGTTGACTTAACTGACCAG CATGGAAATGAGAGCCTTTTAAACCTTGCATTTGCCACAGAAATGGAAAAGCTTCCTGATGTTAG ATATGTCTCGTTTGATTTCCATCAACGATGTGGCAACCGAAATTTTGAGAATTTGAAACTTTTGTATGATGAAATAGCCGATGACTTTGAAAAGCAGGG CAGATTCTTCCTCCAAACCACACAAGGAGAGTTGGTAGCAGAGCAGAAAGGAATCATCCGATCCAACTGCATTGACTGCCTTGACCGCACAAATGTTACCCAG AGTTATCTTGCAAGGATTTCTTTGAATCAACAATTGCAGCGGATGTGTGCACTAACACAATCAGAAAGCATTTGTAGTTTCACAGctgatgaagatcttgagatcTTCAGGACTT TGTGGGTGGATCAAGGTGATGAAATCAGCCTCGAGTATTCTGGAACAAATGCTCTAAAAGGGGACATTGTcag ATATGGGAAACAGACTATATCCGGATTAATCAAAGATGGGATGAGTGCCCTTTCAagatattatttaaataatttcCAAGATGGAGTTCGCCAG GATGCAATAGACCTAATAAGTGGTAACTATACTGCTAACGGAAACAGTCCTTCCCCATTTCAACTAAACAAATTCGAAACACGCACT TTGTTTCCAGTGGCCTCAGCTTTATTGATCGGAGGGTTGACAGTGACATCCATCACACTTAACCGAG GACAAAACGCACAGAGTATGATATCTTCAGTAATATGTGTTGGTGCAACTGCTGGAATGATGGCCCTGGTGAAAGCCAACGGAAGACAAATCTGTTCTAGGCCTCGTTTGTGTGGCCTTCTATAA